One stretch of Lacrimispora sphenoides DNA includes these proteins:
- a CDS encoding IS30 family transposase, which translates to MPKKKVYDQKHLSTSQRIHIEKGLNEGLSFAAIARKLDKHPSTITKEVKKYRTFQPYDADPQKPSRCALFKECTMRFLCDEKDCVKMCKSCFDVKLQVVKCSYLCPEYKEPQCPSVRKAPYVCNSCPKSKRCNKHKAFYIAQNADKSYQELLVSCRLGINQNPADIAMLDDLISPLLKQGQSLAHIYAFHGHEIPCSRKTLYSYIEQGVFTARNIDLRRKVRYKCKPRKTGTRISLAAKEFRIGRTYEDFQKYIQENPMIPIVEMDTVEGGRDNSKQAFMTMFFRNCSLMLIFVLEEKTQDHVIGVFDQLTKKLGIETFRELFPVILTDNGTEFQFPSRLECDRNGQIRTKIFYCNPNSSWQKGMIEKNHEYIRYVIPKGESLDPYTQADAIKLMNHINSEARDSLNSCTPFRLSQLLLNNKLHKLLKLREIPADEVSLKPSLFKK; encoded by the coding sequence ATGCCCAAGAAAAAAGTATATGACCAGAAGCATCTTTCTACCAGTCAACGTATCCATATCGAAAAGGGCTTGAATGAGGGACTTTCCTTCGCTGCCATTGCAAGGAAGCTGGATAAACATCCAAGCACCATCACAAAAGAAGTGAAGAAATACCGCACTTTTCAGCCTTATGACGCTGATCCCCAAAAGCCGTCCCGGTGTGCTCTGTTCAAAGAATGTACCATGCGGTTCCTCTGTGATGAAAAGGATTGTGTGAAAATGTGCAAATCCTGTTTTGATGTAAAACTGCAGGTTGTTAAATGTTCTTATCTTTGTCCTGAATACAAAGAACCACAATGTCCTTCCGTCCGAAAAGCTCCTTATGTCTGCAATAGCTGCCCTAAAAGCAAACGGTGTAATAAGCATAAAGCATTCTATATCGCCCAAAATGCGGATAAGTCATATCAGGAACTGCTTGTATCCTGCCGTTTAGGCATCAACCAAAATCCTGCCGATATCGCAATGCTGGATGATTTAATTTCACCTTTGTTAAAGCAGGGTCAATCCTTGGCCCATATCTATGCCTTTCATGGGCATGAGATTCCCTGTAGTCGTAAAACTCTTTACAGTTACATTGAGCAGGGTGTATTTACCGCCAGGAATATAGATCTAAGGCGTAAAGTGCGTTATAAATGTAAACCAAGGAAAACAGGTACAAGGATAAGCCTTGCTGCTAAGGAATTTCGTATTGGCAGAACCTATGAAGATTTTCAGAAATACATACAGGAAAATCCTATGATTCCGATTGTGGAAATGGACACAGTGGAAGGTGGACGAGATAACAGCAAACAGGCCTTTATGACGATGTTCTTTCGGAACTGCTCTCTTATGCTGATTTTTGTTTTGGAAGAAAAGACCCAGGATCATGTCATTGGAGTATTTGATCAGTTGACGAAAAAGCTTGGTATAGAAACCTTTCGGGAACTGTTTCCGGTTATTCTTACCGACAATGGAACTGAATTCCAGTTCCCTTCCCGTCTGGAGTGTGATAGAAATGGCCAAATCCGCACAAAGATTTTTTACTGTAATCCGAACAGTTCCTGGCAGAAAGGCATGATAGAAAAGAATCATGAATATATACGTTATGTGATTCCCAAAGGCGAAAGTCTGGATCCATACACACAGGCTGATGCCATAAAACTAATGAACCACATCAATAGCGAAGCGAGGGACAGCCTGAACAGTTGCACTCCGTTCAGGCTGTCCCAGCTTCTTTTGAATAACAAGCTCCATAAACTCCTTAAGCTCAGGGAAATCCCTGCAGATGAGGTCTCACTGAAGCCTTCCTTATTCAAAAAATAA
- a CDS encoding DUF4256 domain-containing protein encodes MSNEELLSILKNRFFENMNRHKGLEWDQVQERLEENADKLRSLHEMERTGGEPDVVALAETRDEYVFYDCSAESPSGRRNICYDREGQEERERKGVYPEGNAVGMAAAMGIELLTEEQYRELQKWGNFDRKTSSWVKTPSDIRKLGGAVFADFRYGHAFLYHNSAHSFYGSRGFRGCLKV; translated from the coding sequence ATGTCAAATGAAGAACTGCTAAGTATACTGAAAAACCGATTTTTTGAAAATATGAACCGCCATAAAGGTCTTGAGTGGGATCAGGTGCAGGAAAGGCTGGAAGAAAACGCTGATAAACTCCGGTCACTTCATGAAATGGAAAGAACCGGTGGAGAACCTGATGTTGTTGCATTGGCTGAAACAAGGGATGAATATGTCTTTTATGACTGTTCTGCAGAAAGTCCAAGTGGCCGCAGAAATATTTGTTATGATCGTGAAGGCCAGGAGGAGAGAGAAAGGAAAGGCGTGTATCCGGAGGGCAATGCCGTTGGTATGGCGGCTGCCATGGGCATAGAACTTTTAACGGAGGAACAATACCGGGAGCTTCAGAAATGGGGGAATTTCGATAGGAAGACATCAAGCTGGGTAAAGACTCCATCTGATATCAGAAAACTTGGAGGTGCTGTCTTTGCTGATTTTCGCTACGGTCATGCTTTCCTATATCACAACAGTGCGCACAGCTTTTATGGCAGCAGGGGATTTCGGGGCTGCTTGAAGGTGTGA
- a CDS encoding MBL fold metallo-hydrolase, translated as MNQIIMLDINFQYQNEIRTFHPVLLLSANDVVLVDCGYPGFLPLLEEEMKSKGINPGSLTKVLITHHDDDHMGALFEIKEKYPDIKVVAGRTESGYISGEKKSLRLLQAEEMLNVMPEEQKPFGIQFCESLRRVKPVSVDIEVKDGEHFDWAGGCEIIETPGHMPGHISLYLKESSSVITGDAAVIEGNQLVIANPQYTLDIEAAKASLHKLISLDADRYYCYHGGLFENLKEQA; from the coding sequence ATGAATCAAATAATTATGTTAGATATAAATTTTCAATATCAGAATGAAATCCGGACATTTCATCCAGTTTTATTATTAAGCGCTAATGATGTTGTTCTAGTGGACTGCGGATATCCCGGTTTCCTGCCTTTATTAGAGGAAGAGATGAAATCAAAGGGGATTAATCCTGGTTCCTTAACAAAGGTATTGATCACTCACCATGACGACGACCACATGGGAGCTCTATTTGAAATAAAGGAAAAATATCCTGATATTAAGGTTGTGGCAGGTCGCACGGAAAGCGGGTATATCTCCGGTGAGAAAAAATCGCTGCGCTTGTTACAGGCGGAAGAAATGTTGAATGTAATGCCGGAAGAACAAAAGCCTTTTGGAATTCAATTCTGTGAATCCTTAAGAAGAGTCAAACCTGTTTCCGTTGACATAGAGGTTAAGGACGGGGAACATTTTGACTGGGCCGGCGGCTGTGAGATCATAGAGACTCCGGGGCATATGCCTGGACATATTTCCTTATATCTAAAGGAAAGCAGTTCCGTTATTACAGGAGATGCCGCAGTTATTGAGGGCAATCAACTGGTCATTGCAAATCCGCAGTATACCCTGGATATTGAGGCGGCCAAAGCTTCCCTTCATAAACTGATATCTCTGGATGCAGACCGCTATTATTGCTATCATGGAGGGTTATTTGAAAATTTGAAGGAACAAGCATGA
- a CDS encoding HelD family protein — translation MEDNRTELEFEKSRLEQTIALAKKQLDQARERNVENKSAIISAKKELRENTSHSIASLWSSEGFEALAALNQYANPITDKIADYEAVENKILLLEKMIQSPYFARIDFKFDDEDEFENIYIGRTSLKKDETNEFFIYDWRSPIASVFYRFVLGQVFYDAPGGRITGEVNLKRQYEISKGELEYYFDADVQIVDEFLRKLLSQNTSPKMKTIVETIQREQDIVIRDMENDLMMVQGVAGSGKTSIALHRAAYLMYQGLSSKLTADNILIISPNSLFEQYISNVLPELGEEHVVSVVFEDIIASVLKNEQVQSRNQFLENLISNTQYRDIIKSSIEFKTSRQFLEIMDRFIDDLPHKWMNFEDICYGGECIISGEMIKEKVLSGINETPLGLRLKLIGEYILELISESKKYRLKQSEKILMNEEMLKFMELDIKDVYRKLFHDKEYFYSLAKGIELPGCMDHILTFTQENLDTNMLYYDDATVLTYLNLKIYGIKKYKTIKQVVIDEAQDYYPLHFEIFHLLFSKAKFTILGDINQTLEKREDLSLYQLIGKIFNKKKSSLVTMDKSFRCTNEILNYGLKFLEQSTEIKSFNRKGDEPQLYAAKDQSSYHDLIVSEVNSCLEMGYQSIGLICKTEKSARFLFECLKDKADVQLIKSESTTDLQGVFIIPVYMSKGLEFDAVLICDADAGTYCSQDDKKLLYIACTRALHRLNLFCKGESSPLLDERKP, via the coding sequence ATGGAAGATAACCGGACGGAATTAGAATTTGAAAAGAGCAGGTTAGAACAAACCATTGCTTTAGCGAAAAAGCAGCTGGATCAAGCGAGAGAGCGCAATGTAGAGAATAAGTCGGCCATAATTTCTGCCAAGAAAGAGCTGCGCGAGAATACATCTCACTCCATAGCAAGTCTATGGAGCAGCGAAGGTTTTGAAGCCCTTGCTGCCTTAAACCAGTATGCAAATCCGATCACAGATAAAATCGCCGATTATGAAGCGGTAGAAAACAAAATCCTGTTGCTGGAGAAAATGATCCAATCCCCTTATTTTGCCCGGATTGATTTCAAGTTCGATGATGAAGATGAATTCGAAAATATCTACATCGGGCGCACCTCATTAAAGAAAGATGAGACAAATGAATTTTTCATTTATGACTGGAGATCACCCATAGCAAGCGTCTTTTACCGGTTTGTATTGGGGCAGGTATTTTATGATGCCCCTGGCGGAAGGATCACAGGAGAGGTTAATTTAAAGCGCCAGTATGAAATCAGCAAAGGGGAGCTGGAGTATTATTTCGATGCAGATGTGCAGATTGTGGACGAATTTTTAAGGAAGCTGCTGTCCCAGAATACTTCTCCTAAGATGAAAACGATTGTAGAAACCATTCAAAGGGAACAGGACATTGTTATCCGGGATATGGAAAATGACTTAATGATGGTACAGGGCGTGGCAGGAAGCGGCAAGACGTCCATTGCTCTTCACAGGGCAGCCTACCTGATGTACCAGGGCCTTTCCTCAAAGCTGACCGCTGATAATATTTTGATTATTTCACCAAACTCATTGTTTGAGCAGTATATTTCCAATGTATTGCCTGAGCTTGGAGAAGAACATGTTGTATCAGTGGTATTTGAAGATATCATTGCTTCTGTACTGAAGAATGAGCAAGTACAGTCGAGAAACCAATTTTTGGAAAACCTGATCTCAAATACTCAATACAGGGATATTATAAAAAGCAGCATTGAATTTAAAACATCCCGCCAGTTTTTGGAGATAATGGATCGGTTCATTGATGACCTGCCCCACAAATGGATGAACTTTGAGGATATCTGCTATGGCGGTGAGTGTATCATAAGTGGAGAGATGATAAAAGAGAAAGTACTATCCGGAATTAACGAAACTCCTTTGGGTTTGAGATTAAAGCTGATAGGGGAATATATTTTGGAACTGATCAGCGAGTCTAAGAAATACCGCTTAAAACAATCAGAGAAAATCCTGATGAATGAAGAAATGTTAAAATTCATGGAACTTGATATTAAGGATGTTTATAGAAAGCTGTTCCATGACAAAGAATATTTTTACAGTCTGGCAAAAGGAATAGAGCTTCCCGGCTGCATGGACCACATTTTAACTTTCACCCAGGAAAATTTAGATACCAATATGCTATACTATGATGATGCAACGGTTCTCACTTATTTGAATTTAAAAATATACGGTATCAAAAAATATAAGACCATTAAGCAAGTAGTAATTGATGAAGCACAGGATTACTATCCTCTCCATTTTGAAATTTTTCACCTGCTGTTTTCAAAAGCGAAATTTACAATCCTGGGAGATATCAACCAGACCCTGGAAAAGAGGGAAGACTTATCCCTGTACCAATTGATCGGAAAAATCTTCAATAAGAAAAAATCTTCTCTTGTCACTATGGATAAAAGCTTCCGGTGTACAAATGAGATTTTAAATTACGGATTAAAATTCCTTGAACAAAGTACAGAGATAAAGAGTTTCAACCGAAAAGGAGATGAGCCCCAGTTATATGCGGCGAAGGATCAATCATCGTATCATGACTTGATTGTATCAGAAGTGAATTCCTGCCTGGAAATGGGGTACCAGTCAATCGGATTAATCTGTAAAACTGAAAAAAGCGCCCGTTTCCTCTTTGAGTGCTTAAAGGACAAAGCTGATGTCCAGTTAATAAAAAGTGAAAGCACAACAGATTTACAAGGCGTTTTCATTATACCGGTCTATATGTCCAAAGGGCTTGAGTTTGATGCTGTTTTAATATGTGATGCTGATGCTGGGACTTACTGCAGCCAGGATGATAAGAAGCTATTATACATTGCCTGTACAAGGGCGCTGCATAGACTCAACTTATTCTGCAAGGGTGAATCAAGTCCGTTATTGGACGAAAGGAAACCGTAA
- a CDS encoding MerR family transcriptional regulator — translation MNYTIAQAAKKMNLTIYTLRYYDREGLLSNVKRDKSGNRIFTKDDMEMLFLICCLKNTGMPIKKIKQFTDWQNEGNQTLHTRNDMLENHKEDILKQIDDLKKHLRLIDRKLDYYHDACQAYDTNSPIPTCCEYIDDELEL, via the coding sequence GTGAACTATACCATAGCGCAAGCCGCAAAAAAAATGAATCTGACAATCTATACCTTACGATACTATGACCGTGAAGGGCTGCTCTCTAACGTAAAAAGAGATAAATCAGGCAACCGTATTTTTACAAAGGATGATATGGAAATGCTTTTTCTTATATGCTGCCTTAAGAATACCGGAATGCCAATTAAGAAAATAAAGCAATTTACGGACTGGCAAAATGAAGGCAACCAAACCCTTCATACCCGTAACGATATGTTAGAAAATCATAAAGAAGATATTTTAAAGCAAATCGATGATCTAAAAAAACATCTTCGTTTGATTGATCGAAAGCTGGATTATTACCATGATGCCTGCCAGGCCTACGATACGAACTCACCAATTCCAACCTGCTGCGAATATATCGATGATGAATTAGAATTATAG
- a CDS encoding PQQ-dependent sugar dehydrogenase, with product MVKVKVHLQPLVGNINLPTVLKTAILPGDNAERLFIATQIGEIFYIGDGAIETFLDIRPRVLELGGSSGGYDERGLLGLAFHPDFYKNGLFYLHYSVAGSQGPGALPSSFKPDPCDPATLNLKWTNRETQYNHIDTVEEWIYQSNAQPQKRRTLLSIRRPFLNHNGVNSLNFSPETGKLVLTTGDGGAGFDPFNLSQDDMEIAGKIIEIDVAVNTLNDNPPVITRFQELPVSFQETLTVIAKGVRNITGISFQRFNSQYVKYVGNVGQDVVESIFSFVDYKPIPVTKLIQSSMMNTEPEQEGFINFGWRGWEGALPTSVVSNCTVNPALNDKIIAYYDETITTSVKRLPPLISYFHQDPRSDKFGATALTGVQPYMGNEIPDLKGSVVFTDLARNEEAPPPVRGALSYTTVRADCKLQDFSVIDIDYDFGSKSAYFVSLGTNLDQTRLYLGVYGSMKVADHYQGTVFEIIP from the coding sequence TTGGTTAAGGTTAAGGTTCATTTACAGCCATTAGTTGGTAATATAAATTTACCCACAGTTTTAAAAACAGCCATACTTCCGGGTGATAATGCAGAACGATTATTTATTGCAACCCAGATCGGAGAAATCTTTTACATCGGAGACGGAGCTATAGAAACTTTTTTAGATATTCGCCCGAGAGTTTTAGAACTGGGGGGTTCTTCCGGCGGATATGATGAACGTGGACTACTGGGATTAGCGTTTCATCCCGACTTTTATAAGAATGGCCTGTTTTACCTTCATTACTCAGTTGCCGGATCGCAAGGCCCAGGTGCTCTTCCATCATCTTTTAAGCCTGACCCATGTGACCCAGCAACCTTAAACTTAAAGTGGACAAATAGGGAAACGCAATATAATCACATTGACACCGTTGAAGAGTGGATCTATCAATCCAATGCCCAACCTCAAAAACGCCGTACATTACTTAGTATAAGACGACCGTTTCTAAATCATAATGGTGTCAACAGCTTAAATTTTTCACCAGAAACAGGAAAACTTGTTTTAACAACCGGAGATGGCGGCGCAGGCTTCGATCCATTTAATTTAAGCCAGGATGATATGGAAATTGCCGGTAAAATAATTGAAATTGATGTTGCGGTGAATACATTGAATGATAACCCACCCGTAATTACACGCTTTCAGGAACTTCCTGTCTCCTTTCAGGAGACGCTTACGGTTATTGCCAAAGGTGTCCGCAATATTACAGGAATTTCATTTCAAAGGTTTAACAGTCAATATGTCAAATACGTTGGGAATGTGGGACAGGATGTGGTAGAATCGATTTTTTCTTTTGTAGATTATAAACCCATACCGGTCACTAAGCTTATCCAATCTTCTATGATGAATACCGAGCCTGAGCAAGAAGGGTTTATTAACTTTGGCTGGCGTGGTTGGGAGGGCGCCCTGCCTACTTCAGTAGTAAGTAACTGCACTGTAAATCCAGCTTTGAATGATAAAATAATTGCTTATTACGATGAAACAATAACAACATCGGTAAAACGCTTACCGCCTCTTATCAGTTATTTTCACCAAGATCCCCGGTCCGATAAGTTTGGGGCAACTGCGCTTACCGGAGTCCAACCATACATGGGAAATGAAATCCCAGATTTAAAAGGGAGTGTTGTGTTCACTGATCTTGCCAGGAATGAAGAAGCTCCGCCGCCTGTCAGAGGGGCTTTATCCTATACCACAGTAAGGGCAGATTGTAAACTTCAGGATTTTAGTGTGATTGATATTGATTATGATTTCGGTTCTAAATCAGCTTATTTTGTTAGCTTGGGAACTAATCTGGATCAAACCAGGCTGTATTTAGGAGTCTATGGATCTATGAAAGTAGCGGATCATTACCAAGGTACTGTTTTTGAAATTATTCCATGA
- a CDS encoding flavodoxin family protein translates to MKVIAINGSPRKNGNTNQALKIMADELEQQGIEVEIIQIGHLDIHGCIHCGYCWTSEDNHCVFKDDIVNETAKKLREADGFILGSPTYYAGIAGTMKAFLDRVFFTSSGYFKYKVATSISVVRRAGGVDVVHQLNNYLNLAETVIPPSQYWTVAYGMDKGEVIQDEEGIQTIRKNARSMAWLLKIIDAGKENIPVPKEEDHVMTNFIR, encoded by the coding sequence ATGAAAGTAATAGCAATTAATGGCAGTCCACGTAAAAACGGTAATACAAATCAGGCACTTAAGATCATGGCAGATGAGTTGGAGCAGCAGGGGATAGAAGTTGAAATCATTCAAATTGGTCATCTGGATATCCACGGGTGCATTCACTGCGGATACTGTTGGACTTCCGAAGACAATCATTGTGTTTTTAAAGATGATATTGTCAATGAAACTGCAAAAAAGCTGCGGGAGGCAGACGGTTTCATCCTTGGATCCCCGACTTATTATGCAGGAATAGCAGGAACAATGAAAGCCTTTCTGGATAGGGTATTTTTCACAAGTTCAGGTTACTTCAAATATAAAGTTGCAACTTCCATTTCCGTTGTTAGACGTGCTGGCGGTGTGGATGTAGTTCATCAGCTTAATAACTATCTTAATTTAGCCGAGACTGTTATACCGCCGTCCCAATACTGGACAGTAGCGTATGGCATGGATAAAGGAGAAGTTATACAGGACGAGGAAGGAATCCAGACCATCCGCAAAAACGCCAGGTCAATGGCCTGGCTGCTTAAGATCATTGATGCAGGAAAAGAGAACATACCTGTTCCAAAAGAAGAAGACCATGTTATGACTAACTTTATACGATAG
- a CDS encoding aminotransferase class V-fold PLP-dependent enzyme: MISNLRSCFYGTDTPINTDFGVTSRVYLNNAATPLVAKPAIQELYKILPIYSYGNEPNALSAQLTEKYNEVRDIVTDFIGADASLDTVIYTANTTSAINILSQVYYEHDPDQIILTTRMEHMANYLPFRERMKTVAVRITPEGDVDMNDYAAKLEQYRGQIKLVAVTGASNVTGIIPPFYDMAAMAHQYGARIFVDAVQLVQHKSFTMKPHGDASHIDFVSFDGHKFYTGQSGGVLVGDRAFLDQYKPLIYGSGITEFVSSSNIIYKGSPERYEAGYPDFLGIISMGATIRFLNGIGMKNVEVWELGLYRYLISRLSQIPGLTLYGDVYRNTRTPFAAFNLNYMPYRTLASHLGFGFGIDIAPGTNGANLYVQDLLGLTDDQAFSLYQSGEGYGIVRASIGLFNNYEDIDRLADALLSISNPSISFASYQSFL, encoded by the coding sequence ATGATATCTAATCTGCGAAGTTGTTTTTATGGAACCGATACCCCAATAAACACTGACTTTGGTGTTACAAGCAGAGTGTATTTAAATAATGCAGCAACACCTCTTGTTGCCAAACCAGCCATTCAGGAGCTGTACAAAATCCTTCCTATTTATTCGTATGGTAATGAACCCAACGCTTTATCAGCCCAACTCACAGAAAAATATAATGAGGTCAGAGATATCGTGACGGATTTTATCGGTGCCGACGCTTCGCTGGATACTGTTATATACACCGCGAATACTACCTCAGCCATCAACATTCTCAGCCAGGTATATTATGAGCACGACCCGGACCAGATTATCCTTACGACAAGAATGGAACATATGGCCAACTATCTGCCCTTCCGGGAAAGGATGAAGACAGTGGCTGTCAGAATTACGCCAGAGGGTGACGTAGATATGAACGACTATGCCGCCAAGCTTGAACAATACAGAGGACAAATAAAATTAGTAGCCGTAACAGGGGCTTCCAATGTAACAGGCATTATTCCCCCATTTTATGACATGGCTGCAATGGCCCATCAGTATGGAGCCAGAATATTCGTTGATGCAGTTCAGCTTGTGCAGCACAAAAGCTTTACCATGAAGCCTCACGGCGATGCCTCCCATATTGATTTTGTGTCCTTTGACGGCCATAAATTTTATACTGGGCAATCCGGCGGTGTTCTGGTAGGAGACCGGGCATTTTTAGATCAATATAAACCACTGATATACGGATCCGGTATTACTGAATTCGTAAGCAGTTCAAATATCATATATAAGGGTTCTCCTGAACGATATGAGGCAGGGTACCCCGACTTCCTTGGCATCATCTCAATGGGTGCGACAATCCGTTTTCTAAACGGGATCGGAATGAAAAATGTTGAGGTATGGGAACTAGGGCTGTACAGGTACCTGATTAGCCGTTTAAGTCAAATCCCGGGGCTGACTCTCTATGGTGACGTATACAGGAATACACGAACCCCGTTTGCGGCATTTAATCTTAATTATATGCCATACCGGACACTTGCCAGTCATCTAGGATTTGGGTTCGGCATTGATATCGCGCCAGGTACAAATGGAGCTAATCTATATGTTCAAGATCTGCTTGGGCTTACGGATGATCAGGCATTTTCTCTCTATCAAAGCGGGGAAGGATACGGCATTGTCAGGGCGTCCATTGGTTTGTTTAATAATTACGAAGATATCGACCGCCTGGCTGATGCATTGCTCTCCATTAGTAATCCATCTATCTCATTTGCGTCGTATCAGTCATTTCTATGA
- a CDS encoding class I SAM-dependent methyltransferase — translation MAKKISNGSLHEWEDPVKVFNEINRVLKPQGLLCITDMRRDVNSLIKWFIYFSTSPKEIRPGFLTSFNASYTADEITNLLGQSMLKNTAVSMEFFGLCITGKKAAL, via the coding sequence GTGGCTAAAAAAATTTCCAATGGATCGCTTCATGAATGGGAAGACCCCGTAAAGGTTTTTAATGAAATAAACAGAGTCTTAAAACCCCAAGGGCTTTTATGCATCACCGACATGCGCCGAGATGTGAACTCTCTGATCAAGTGGTTTATTTATTTCTCAACCAGTCCAAAGGAAATCCGTCCGGGATTTTTAACTTCTTTCAATGCCTCGTATACGGCCGATGAAATAACGAACTTACTTGGTCAGTCAATGCTTAAAAATACTGCTGTCAGCATGGAGTTTTTCGGTTTATGCATAACAGGAAAGAAAGCCGCTTTATAA